A region from the Fusarium musae strain F31 chromosome 1, whole genome shotgun sequence genome encodes:
- a CDS encoding hypothetical protein (EggNog:ENOG41) has translation MPESDSHSFSIISEPGIELIYTPTDQDTDEFELVFHDARSECLQQDNESSCCTSLAASIFDYEHSHGRRYHAYLAGRYPLPNDEGEQCRELAEHFLMQQLLGGKFFLSEVDNEAEKIIDLGTGNGAWVIDVADEYDKTSVIGTDLSPIQPKSMPPNASMFVEDCEDPCWASGKDFDMVHLRGMVGFLLDLDTMVANAHEHLKEGGWIEFQDYDYTVRCDDGTMQTDDPLRVFFDTCAQGIRKYGCTNFGKKDVRKSLIAAGFTQVQAVSEKVPISCWSQDEGMRDLGKLMEANIMDLIGSMAIKPLKALGISEEKRKEMVSQAYKSLMNEKAHRYMNCRIVYGQKYREQGSVASLGSDS, from the exons ATGCCAGAGTCTGATAGTCACTCTTTCTCGATCATTTCCGAGCCAGGTATTGAATTAATATACACCCCAACGGACCAGGACACGGATGAATTTGAGCTTGTGTTTCACGATGCTCGTTCTGAATGCTTGCAACAGGACAATGAGTCAAGCTGTTGCACTTCATTAGCAGCCAGCATATTCGACTATGAGCACTCTCACGGCCGACGTTATCACGCCTATTTGGCTGGCAGATATCCGCTACCCAATGACGAAGGCGAGCAGTGTCGCGAGCTAGCTGAACATTTCCTGATGCAGCAGCTTCTG GGTGGTAAATTCTTTCTGTCTGAAGTTGACAACGAAGCGGAGAAGATAATCGATCTCGGGACAGGAAATG GGGCATGGGTGATAGACG TGGCCGATGAGTATGACAAGACCAGTGTGATAGGAACCGATCTATCACCCATTCAGCCTAAATCAATGCCTCCGAATGCATCCATGTTTGTTGAAGACTGCGAGGACCCCTGCTGGGCCAGTGGTAAGGACTTTGATATGGTACATCTAAGGGGAATGGTCGGATTTCTTCTCGACTTGGACACAATGGTTGCTAATGCCCACGA ACATCTGAAGGAGGGCGGATGGATCGAGTTTCAAGATTACGACTACACAGTTCGCTGCGATGATGGTACCATGCAAACAGATGATCCATTGCGAGTTTTCTTCGACACATGCGCTCAGGGGATACGAAAATACGGCTGTACCAACTTTGGTAAGAAAGACGTTCGGAAAAGTCTCATAGCCGCTGGCTTCACTCAAGTTCAGGCGGTCAGTGAGAAAGTGCCCATCTCATGCTGGTCACAGGACGAAGGAATGAGAGACTTGGGGAAGTTGATGGAAGCCAACATCATGGATCTGATTGGTTCGATGGCTATCAAGCCGTTGAAAGCCCTAGGGATATCAGAAGAGAAGCGAAAAGAGATGGTGTCTCAGGCTTATAAGAGCCTGATGAATGAGAAAGCTCACCGATACATGAACTGTCGTATCGTTTATGGCCAGAAGTATAGGGAACAAGGCTCCGTGGCGAGTCTTGGTTCTGATTCGTGA
- the CLAH10 gene encoding Aldehyde dehydrogenase (EggNog:ENOG41) has translation MAPLTVELSTPVTGSYQQPIGLFIDGKWTEGVDKQKFEVINPSTEEVITSVCEGTEKDIDLAVTAARKAFEGEWKNTSPQARGNYLLKLADLAEKNLDLLAAVESLDNGKSITNARGDVGAVVGCLRYYGGWADKIEGKTIDVAPDMFHYTRSEPIGVCGQIIPWNFPLLMLAWKIGPALATGNTVVMKTAEQTPLSALVFTQFIEQAGFPAGVFNLVSGFGKTAGAALSAHMDVDKIAFTGSTVIGRQIMKSAASSNLKKVTLELGGKSPNIVFDDADIEEAINWVNFGIYYNHGQCCCAGTRIFVQEGIYDKFLAAFKKRAEENKVGDPFNEETFQGPQVSQLQYDRIMGYIKAGKDEGATVETGGERLGNKGYFIKPTIFSNVRPDMKIMQEEIFGPVCAISKFKDEKEVIDLAHDTAYGLAAAVHTKNLNTALRVSNALKAGTVWLPFGGYKESGIGRELGEAALANYTQNKSVAIKLY, from the exons ATGGCTCCCCTCACTGTTGAGCTGTCCACACCTGTTACTGGTAGCTACCAGCAGCCCATCGGCCT CTTCATCGACGGCAAGTGGACCGAGGGTGTCGACAAGCAGAAGTTCGAGGTCATCAACCCCTCCACCGAGGAGGTCATCACCTCCGTCTGCGAAGGTACTGAGAAGGATATCGACTTGGCTGTTACTGCTGCTCGCAAGGCTTTCGAAGGCGAATGGAAGAACACCTCACCTCAGGCTCGAGGCAACtaccttctcaagcttgccgaccttgctgagaagaacctcgatcttcttgctgctgttgagtctCTCGACAACGGAAAGTCTATCACCAACGCCCGTGGTGATGTCGGCGCCGTTGTTGGCTGCCTGCGATACTATGGTGGTTGGGCCGACAAGATCGAGGGAAAGACCATTGATGTTGCCCCTGATATGTTCCACTACACCCGATCTGAGCCT ATTGGTGTCTGCGGTCAGATCATCCCCTGGAACTTCCCTCTCCTCATGCTGGCATGGAAGATTGGCCCTGCCCTGGCCACTGGTAACACTGTTGTCATGAAGACTGCTGAGCAGACTCCTCTCTCTGCCCTGGTTTTCACTCAGTTCATCGAGCAGGCTGGTTTCCCTGCTGGTGTTTTCAACCTTGTTTCTGGCTTCGGCAAGACTGCCGGTGCTGCTCTCTCTGCCCACATGGACGTTGACAAGATCGCTTTCACTGGTTCCACCGTCATTGGCCGACAGATCATGAAGTCTGCTGCTTCCTCTAACCTCAAGAAGGtcacccttgagcttggtggcAAGTCTCCCAACATCGTCTTTGACGATGCTGATATTGAGGAGGCTATCAACTGGGTCAACTTCGGTATCTACTACAACCATGGCCAGTGCTGCTGTGCTGGTACCCGTATCTTTGTCCAGGAAGGCATCTACGACAAGTTCCTCGCTGCCTTCAAGAAGCGAGCTGAGGAGAACAAGGTTGGAGATCCCTTCAACGAGGAGACCTTCCAGGGCCCCCAGGTCTCTCAGCTTCAGTACGACCGCATTATGGGTTACATTAAGGCTGGTAAGGACGAGGGTGCTACCGTCGAGACCGGTGGTGAGCGCCTCGGCAACAAGGGTTACTTCATCAAGCCCACTATCTTCTCCAACGTTCGTCCCGATATGAAGATCATGCAGGAGGAGATCTTTGGCCCTGTCTGCGCCAtttccaagttcaaggatgagaaggaggtCATCGATCTTGCCCACGATACCGCCTACGGTCTCGCTGCCGCCGTCCACACCAAGAACCTTAACACAGCTCTCCGAGTTTCCAACGCATTGAAGGCCGGCACTGTCTGG CTTCCTTTTGGCGGATATAAAGAGTCAGGTATTGGTCGAGAGCTTGGTGAAGCTGCTCTGGCAAATTATACACAAAACAAATCCGTTGCAATTAAGCTGTACTAA
- a CDS encoding hypothetical protein (EggNog:ENOG41) — MSAADRVPSPPEAATESSVQGPDLEFSHNQTPDEENEAIESTMPPFEPLFTLLTNSTTNTTVHPRVHYVFSDDDPSILAAGAQDPSHRPLVVDLAPAPEGESNRWAVSWAASLTPDFAVTNSSVAVQQSEGEENGGAGALMLRVEGIEREPVEMRPESLPSSGSGAIGGEDVDVLAEEFRRRMGVLKKVVDEAEKRRLVMGQDEDIHDAEDYDGAPDEAVVDYDDDKGKPKAKAEND; from the coding sequence ATGTCTGCAGCCGATAGGGTTCCGTCTCCCCCGGAGGCTGCGACGGAGTCTTCTGTCCAAGGCCCGGATCTGGAGTTTTCCCATAATCAAACCCCAGACGAAGAGAATGAAGCTATTGAGAGCACGATGCCCCCTTTCGAGCCATTGTTCACTCTCCTAACCAACTCAACTACAAATACTACTGTGCATCCTCGCGTCCACTACGTATTCTCCGATGACGACCCTTCAATCCTTGCAGCTGGTGCTCAAGACCCGTCGCACCGACCTCTTGTCGTAGATCTCGCGCCAGCTCCCGAAGGCGAGTCCAACCGCTGGGCTGTATCTTGGGCCGCCAGTCTGACGCCCGATTTCGCCGTGACAAACTCAAGCGTAGCTGTCCAGCAGAGCGAGGGTGAAGAGAACGGAGGTGCTGGCGCTTTAATGCTCCGTGTTGAAGGCATCGAGCGCGAGCCCGTCGAAATGCGACCCGAGTCCCTACCTAGCTCGGGTAGTGGCGCCATAGGAGGGGAGGACGTCGATGTCTTAGCGGAAGAGTTCCGCAGACGTATGGGAGTGCTAAAGAAGGtggttgatgaggctgaaaagAGGCGTTTGGTAATGGGACAGGATGAAGACATTCACGATGCAGAAGACTATGATGGTGCACCTGATGAAGCGGTGGTAGACTACGACGATGACAAGGGGAAGCCGAAAGCGAAAGCAGAGAATGATTGA
- a CDS encoding hypothetical protein (EggNog:ENOG41~CAZy:GH18): MSSSRKSRIASSMSNVMFTNAVYFPNYRIYQGDTPGMLNYSCINHVYYAYASVSADGGVFLSDEWADAGAPVDGVQGGLGSLMHLKQKHPHLRVVLSIGGGNSSEIFPLVASSTLLRDNFARSAKGLVEASGLDGIDIAWEYPCDVQQGYDFLALLAAVRIHLPEEHYVLTAALPAAKSILQFLDLMEIAEYLDFINLMAYDFFGSWTPKAGHHAQLYAMDKEETSASSGVSYLMSKGFPPKKILLGIPTFGRSFLHCTGVGHKYKGVGGAEDGTFEYNQLPRKGCKEVVDKRHVAAHCTGADGGFVTYDNPDTVKIKAGFCKQKGLGGLFYWNGPADSKDKSRSLVAAGFRALHSS; this comes from the exons ATGAGCTCGTCGCGCAAGTCGCGGATTGCTTCGAGCATGTCTAATGTCATGTTCACGAATGCGGTTTACTTTCCTAACTACCGGATATACCAGGGAGATACTCCAGGAATGCTCAACTACAGTTGTATCAACCATGTTTACTATGCCTACGCCAGTGTTTCAGCCGACGGCGGTGTTTTC CTAAGTGATGAGTGGGCGGATGCTGGTGCACCTGTTGACGGTGTACAAGGAGGACTAGGGTCTCTCATGCACCTCAAGCAGAAGCATCCCCATCTTCGAGTTGTTCTGTCAATCGGGGGCGGCAACTCCTCGGAAATTTTCCCCCTGGTGGCATCTAGCACTCTCTTACGTGACAATTTTGCTAGATCAGCTAAGGGGCTTGTTGAGGCATCAGGTCTGGATGGAATCGACA TTGCATGGGAATACCCGTGTGATGTCCAACAAGGCTACGACTTTCTTGCACTTCTAGCCGCTGTCCGCATTCATCTACCAGAGGAGCATTATGTACTCACCGCTGCACTTCCTGCAGCCAAGTCCATCTTACAGTTCCTTGATCTAATGGAGATCGCCGAATACTTGGACTTTATCAACTTGATGGCCTACGATTTCTTTGGTTCGTGGACTCCAAAGGCTGGGCATCATGCTCAACTATATGCTATGGACAAAGAAGAaacctcagcttcttcagggGTTTCTTATCTCATGTCCAAGGGATTTCCCCCTAAGAAGATTCTGCTTGGTATTCCAACTTTTGGACGAAGCTTCCTTCACTGCACAGGAGTAGGACACAAATACAAGGGCGTGGGTGGTGCGGAAGACGGTACATTTGAGTACAATCAACTACCACGCAAGGGATGCAAAGAGGTTGTCGACAAACGCCATGTTGCAGCACACTGCACCGGGGCAGATGGCGGATTTGTGACGTACGATAACCCGGATACTGTTAAGATCAAGGCTGGTTTCTGCAAGCAAAAGGGACTGGGA GGTCTCTTTTACTGGAACGGTCCTGCTGATTCCAAGGACAAGTCTAGGAGCTTGGTTGCGGCTGGCTTTCGCGCTCTTCATTCGTCCTGA
- the YTH1 gene encoding RNA-binding component of cleavage and polyadenylation factor (BUSCO:EOG092654KW) gives MPGAVESPAAAILNHSATPYNFRFSPFLRQTYQVGLSPDRPICKAFQSGHCPNGTRCPERHVSDSKTSQPSGGLNSLVCKHWLRGLCKKGEHCEFLHEYNLRKMPECNFFMRNGYCSNGDECLYLHIDPQSRLPPCPHYDMGFCPLGPNCSKKHVRRKLCVFYLAGFCPDGPECKEGAHPKWSKDLEKPTLKSEEKKEDDIRMDPAQDDMDRSRDQQRDRDRDDGGRYRGGHGGHGGRGKWRGRGRYRGRGH, from the coding sequence ATGCCCGGCGCCGTCGAATCTCCTGCCGCCGCCATCCTCAACCACTCTGCCACGCCCTACAACTTCCGCTTCTCGCCATTTCTTCGACAAACGTATCAGGTCGGCCTGTCTCCCGACCGGCCTATATGCAAAGCTTTCCAGTCGGGCCACTGCCCCAACGGCACACGATGTCCTGAACGGCACGTCTCTGATTCTAAGACGTCACAGCCGAGTGGTGGTCTCAACTCGCTCGTGTGTAAACATTGGCTGCGTGGCTTGTGCAAGAAGGGCGAGCATTGCGAGTTCCTCCACGAGTACAATCTTCGAAAGATGCCTGAGTGTAATTTCTTTATGCGAAACGGGTATTGCTCGAACGGTGACGAATGTCTATACCTGCACATCGACCCCCAAAGTCGGCTGCCACCCTGCCCTCACTACGATATGGGGTTCTGCCCCCTCGGACCCAACTGTTCAAAGAAGCACGTGCGTAGGAAGCTCTGTGTTTTCTACTTGGCGGGGTTCTGTCCCGATGGACCTGAATGCAAGGAAGGCGCCCACCCCAAGTGGTCAAAGGATCTGGAGAAGCCAACCCTCAAgtcagaggagaagaaagaagacgaCATTCGGATGGATCCTGCGCAGGATGATATGGACAGGTCACGCGACCAACAGAGAGATAGAGATCGGGATGATGGGGGCAGATATAGAGGAGGCCATGGTGGTCATGGTGGCCGAGGCAaatggcgaggaagaggccgTTACCGTGGAAGAGGTCACTAA